A genomic window from Aerosakkonema funiforme FACHB-1375 includes:
- a CDS encoding YdeI/OmpD-associated family protein, with protein sequence MQKFDNQLETFYATNGKEWRDWLEKNHRTSIGVWLIYYKVKSGQPSIKYTEAVKEALCFGWIDSKVKALDAERYMQIFTPRQPKSVWSKLNKQYVEELIDRGLMTEAGLSKIVAAKQDSSWNTLDAIEALIIPDDLQQALATNETANQYFEALSRSSKKNILFWIASAKRPETRSKRIEQTIISAAQNQKPKL encoded by the coding sequence ATGCAAAAATTTGATAACCAACTAGAAACATTTTATGCCACAAATGGCAAAGAATGGCGGGATTGGTTAGAAAAAAACCATCGCACCTCTATTGGTGTATGGCTAATTTATTACAAAGTAAAAAGCGGTCAGCCAAGCATTAAATATACAGAAGCAGTTAAAGAAGCTTTATGCTTTGGTTGGATTGATAGTAAAGTTAAAGCTTTAGACGCAGAACGTTATATGCAAATATTTACTCCTCGCCAACCGAAAAGTGTGTGGTCAAAATTAAATAAGCAGTATGTCGAAGAACTGATCGATCGAGGTTTGATGACTGAGGCTGGCTTGTCAAAAATTGTAGCCGCAAAACAAGACAGTTCGTGGAATACTTTGGATGCGATCGAAGCATTAATTATCCCAGATGACTTACAGCAAGCATTAGCAACAAACGAAACTGCCAATCAATATTTTGAAGCATTAAGCAGATCGTCCAAAAAGAATATCCTTTTTTGGATTGCAAGTGCTAAACGTCCCGAAACAAGGTCGAAGCGAATCGAGCAAACCATAATTTCAGCAGCGCAAAACCAGAAACCCAAGTTATAA
- a CDS encoding reverse transcriptase family protein, whose translation MTDQPRTRQELYDRIRETSREEVILEEMIRLGFWPAQGEIPQDPADEIRRRGELQKELNDLYKQNRQLNDENLLKKQLYKQRLAESRRKRQETKERRERERLERAEAWRQKKQQDIVYLGDRVSGGLNYTDCDEQRLQSYGLPIYGTAEQIATAMGITMGQLRFLAFSRKTSPISHYIRFRIPKKTGGDRIISAPMPRLKKAQHWILNNILEKVELHNAAHGFRPGRSIVSNAQPHIGAEVVINFDLKNFFPSISYQRVKGLFISLGYSEAAATIFSLLSTEPDIEEVELDGKTYYVALSDRHLPQGAPTSPAITNILCRRLDRRLTQMAENLGFTYTRYADDLTFSASGDNRRHICNVLRRTESIVEHEGFVINEEKTRILRNSRQQDVTGVIVNDKPNVDKKTLKRFRATLYQIEKDGLEGKRWGNSSDLIASIQGFANFVAMVNPELGAEFKEQVKRIREKYK comes from the coding sequence ATGACTGACCAGCCAAGAACTCGCCAAGAACTGTACGATCGCATTCGTGAAACTTCTAGAGAAGAGGTAATTCTTGAGGAAATGATTCGCCTGGGATTTTGGCCTGCCCAAGGAGAAATACCGCAAGACCCTGCTGATGAAATTCGTCGTCGTGGAGAATTACAGAAGGAACTTAACGACCTCTACAAACAAAATCGTCAACTCAACGATGAAAATCTTCTCAAAAAACAGTTATACAAACAACGTTTAGCAGAGTCGCGGCGCAAGCGTCAGGAAACTAAAGAAAGGCGGGAAAGGGAAAGGCTAGAACGCGCAGAAGCTTGGCGACAAAAGAAGCAGCAAGATATTGTTTATTTAGGCGATCGCGTTTCTGGCGGACTCAACTACACCGACTGCGACGAACAGCGTTTGCAAAGTTACGGCTTACCCATTTACGGAACAGCCGAACAAATTGCCACCGCGATGGGAATTACTATGGGACAATTGCGCTTTCTCGCCTTTTCTCGCAAAACATCTCCCATTTCTCACTATATTCGTTTCAGAATCCCCAAAAAGACGGGAGGCGATCGCATCATTTCCGCCCCCATGCCGCGCCTCAAAAAAGCCCAACATTGGATACTTAATAATATACTAGAAAAAGTCGAATTGCACAACGCTGCCCACGGCTTTCGTCCGGGTCGTTCAATTGTCAGTAACGCCCAACCTCACATCGGTGCCGAAGTTGTAATCAACTTCGATTTAAAGAACTTTTTCCCCTCAATTTCCTATCAGCGAGTTAAAGGGCTGTTTATATCTTTGGGATATTCAGAAGCAGCAGCGACAATATTCAGTTTATTGTCTACAGAACCGGATATTGAGGAAGTAGAATTAGATGGCAAAACTTATTATGTAGCCCTGAGCGATCGCCACCTTCCCCAAGGCGCACCCACCAGTCCAGCTATTACTAATATACTCTGTCGCCGACTCGATCGCCGCCTCACCCAAATGGCTGAAAATCTTGGATTTACCTACACTCGTTACGCCGACGACCTCACCTTTTCTGCTTCTGGCGATAACCGCCGTCATATTTGTAACGTACTGAGACGCACCGAATCAATAGTCGAACACGAAGGTTTTGTAATTAATGAAGAAAAAACCAGAATCCTTCGCAATTCCCGACAGCAAGATGTAACTGGAGTTATAGTTAACGATAAACCCAACGTTGATAAGAAAACTCTCAAACGCTTTCGGGCAACTTTGTATCAGATCGAAAAAGACGGATTAGAAGGCAAACGCTGGGGTAATTCTTCAGATTTAATTGCCTCAATTCAAGGATTTGCTAACTTCGTCGCAATGGTCAATCCCGAACTCGGTGCAGAGTTTAAAGAACAGGTGAAACGCATCAGAGAAAAATATAAGTAA